The window TGTATCAGCGCGACTGGGATCCTCTGTGGGAGGCGGCGGCCGAGTGCCGATTCCCGATCTCGTTCCACTCCACCGGCTTCAAGGGCCTGCGGGCGCCGGACACGCCGGAGCTGGAGCAGCGGTACATGCGCCAGTGGCGGCTCGTCCGCGCCACGCTGTTCCAGCTCGACACCATGGAAGTCCTGGTGTCCCTCATCGCCTCCGGCGCCTGCGAGCGGTACCCGGAGCTCCGGTTCGTCCTCGGGGAGTCGGGGGTGACGTGGCTGCCGTACGTCTTCGACCGGCTGGACACGGAATACGAGGACCGCGCTCGCGTGCTCGGCTTCTCGCTGAAGCCCAGCGATTACTTCCGGCGGCAGGGGTACGTCACCTATCAACAGGATCAGTACCTGGAGCCCATCATCCCCCTGATCGGGGAGGACAACATCATCTGGGGCGCCGACTATCCCCATCCCGACTGCCTGTGGCCCAACTCCCGCCTCCTGCTGGACAAGCACCTGGGGAGCCTGCCCGAGCGCATCCGGCGCAAGATCACCCACGACAACGTGGCCACCCTGTACGACCTGCCTCAGCGCTCCGCGTGAAGCTCGCGATCGAGTTCCCCAGCGTCGCGTACCGTGAGGGGCCGGACGCGGTGCGACGCCTGGCTCAGGCCATCGAGCGGATCGGCTACGACCACATCGACGTCTTCGATCACGTGGTCATGGGCTTCCCCACCGAAGACCGCCCCGCCGGCCCCTACACGCCGACCATGCCTATCCTGGAAGCGCTGATGACGCTCGCCCACGTGGCCGCCGTCACCTCGCGTGTGACGCTGGGCACCGAGGTGCTGGTGCTGCCGCAGCGCGAGCCCACGCTGGTGGCCAAGCAGGTGAGCACGCTGGATACCCTCTCGGGCGGCCGCGTGCGCCTGGGCGTCGGCGTGGGCTGGCAGACCTCCGAGTACGAGGCGCTCGGCGCGGACTTCTCGACCCGCGGCGCCCGCATGGACGAGGCGATCGCCCTGCTCCGCGCGTACTGGGCCGACACCCGCGTGGACTTCGCCGGCAAGCACTACCGGGCGACGGCCATGGCCATGGAGCCCAAGCCGCCCCAGGGACGGGCGCTGCCCATCTGGATCGGCGGTAACTCCGAGGCCGCCTACCGGCGGGTGGGGCGGCTGGGCGACGGCTGGTTAGCCAGCCGGGTGAGCGAGGCCGGCGATGCCCGGCAGGCCATCGAGGCGATCCATCGCCATGCCGAGGAGGCGGGCCGCGATCCCGCGGCCATCGGCCTGCAGAGCATGGTGGCGCCGCCGCCGCGCGACGCCGAGAGCAAGCGATTCTACGCCGAGCCCGACCGCGTCGTGGCGCGCGTGGCGGCCCTGCAGGCCATGGGCTTCGCCTGGGTGTCGCTCAACGCCACGGCGGTCTTCCAGTCCGGCGCGCGCTCGGTCGCCGCGATGATCGACGCGCTGGACCGGCTGCACACGCGGCTGCGCGCAGAGGTCGGCTGACCGCGGCTCACCGCTCCGGGCCGTGATGCTCCACCAGGTAGTCGACGATCCGCTCGCGCAGCGGCGGGTCGATCCAGGTCGCGCCGTACTTGTCGATCATGTCGTCCATCACCCACTCCCAGTTGGCCCGGTTCAGGCGCTGCTGCTCGACCAGCTGGTACGAGTGGCAGACCCCGCAGTGGCCCTGCACGACGCCGGACGCCAGCCCCGCCGGCTTCGATGGAGTGGTCGGGACGGCTTGCGCGTGAGCGGGCGCGTGGAAAAGCAGCGGGGCCCCGAAGGGCCCCGCCAGGATCGAGAGGACGGCGAGGAGCGTCGCCCGCTTCACGCCGTGGCGACGACCCCGACGCGGTGCACGACGTTGCCGAGATAGCCGCGGGGGTTCCACGGCTGGCGCAGCGGCTGCGCGCCGCCTTTGTCGTCCACGGCCTGGGCCCAGATCTCATGGTAGCCCTTGCCGGGCAGGCGCACCGCGGTCTCCCACCGGGCCCACGCGTACTTCGACGGACCGGGCTTGAGCGTGGCGTCCGTCCACGTCTCGCCGTAGTCCGTGGACACGCGCACCCGCGCCACCCGGCGCTCTCCGGCCCAGGCGTGGCCCCGCACGGGCACGCTGTCGCCGGCGCGCACCTGGGCGTCGGCCGCCGGCGCCGTGACCATCGACTTGATGATCCACGAGGTGGCGATGACCATGTCCTCCTTCGGCGGAATCTTCCCGGGCACGACGGGATACGCCGGCATGCGGTAGGAGTAGCCCATCATCTTGTCGGCGTCGTGGACCTTGTCCCGCACCCATATGCGGGTGAGCCACTTCTGCGAGCACGACCCGATCCAGCCCGGGACGACCAGGCGGACGGGGAACCCGTTGAGGGGCTCGAGCGGCTTGCCGTTCATGCGGTAGGCCACCAGGGTGTGCTCCTCCATGGCCTTGTCGATGGGCACGCCGCGCGAGAACGGCTCGGCCTTGCCGATC of the Candidatus Methylomirabilota bacterium genome contains:
- a CDS encoding amidohydrolase family protein, translated to MPNGLISGDNHIDLTYCPPDLWSSRAPAKWKLLVPRVEELEDGRHWFVEAQDRGMWNGVGPGFLKYTPGLFGHIDEMKALGFEWDYRAGARPRPTTPELRLADLDRDGVEAEVVYGCLMMSDLIADGERRAWADAVYNDWAADFARRADPDRVFPLAMIPNNDPRAAAAEVRRCARLGLRGGELAFKHLSAPLYQRDWDPLWEAAAECRFPISFHSTGFKGLRAPDTPELEQRYMRQWRLVRATLFQLDTMEVLVSLIASGACERYPELRFVLGESGVTWLPYVFDRLDTEYEDRARVLGFSLKPSDYFRRQGYVTYQQDQYLEPIIPLIGEDNIIWGADYPHPDCLWPNSRLLLDKHLGSLPERIRRKITHDNVATLYDLPQRSA
- a CDS encoding LLM class F420-dependent oxidoreductase translates to MKLAIEFPSVAYREGPDAVRRLAQAIERIGYDHIDVFDHVVMGFPTEDRPAGPYTPTMPILEALMTLAHVAAVTSRVTLGTEVLVLPQREPTLVAKQVSTLDTLSGGRVRLGVGVGWQTSEYEALGADFSTRGARMDEAIALLRAYWADTRVDFAGKHYRATAMAMEPKPPQGRALPIWIGGNSEAAYRRVGRLGDGWLASRVSEAGDARQAIEAIHRHAEEAGRDPAAIGLQSMVAPPPRDAESKRFYAEPDRVVARVAALQAMGFAWVSLNATAVFQSGARSVAAMIDALDRLHTRLRAEVG
- a CDS encoding cytochrome c-552 like protein is translated as MKRATLLAVLSILAGPFGAPLLFHAPAHAQAVPTTPSKPAGLASGVVQGHCGVCHSYQLVEQQRLNRANWEWVMDDMIDKYGATWIDPPLRERIVDYLVEHHGPER